The region ACCCTGGTGCTGATGGCTTCGAACATCACGGTCTCACTGATCCGCGACATCGTGCGCCCGGAAATCCGCATTCCCGTGTTCGTGCTGGTCATCGCCTCCTTCGTGACCGCGGTCGAACTCGTCATGAACGCCTGGTTCCACGAGCTGTTCCGCGTCCTCGGCATTTTCATTCCGCTGATCGTCACCAACTGCGCGATCATCGGCCGGGCGGAGGCTTTCGCCTCCCGCCAGCCGCCGATGCTCGCCATGCTCGACGGCCTCGCCATGGGACTGGGCTTCACCAGCGTGCTGGTGGTGCTCGGCGCAGCGCGCGAACTGCTCGGCCAGGGCTCGCTGTTCAGCGGCGCGCACATGATGTTCGGCGAGGGCTCGCGCTGGCTGGAACTTCAACTGGTCGATGGCGGTTTCCTGCTGGCCCTGCTGCCGCCGGGCGCTTTCTTCGGCCTCGGACTGATGGTCGCGGCCAAGAACCTCATCGATGCGGGACGCGCCCGGCGCCTCCGGCAGGTCCGGGTGGAACCGGTCGGGGCCGCCGGCGAGCCGGCGTGAGCATGGCGCCGGCATGAACGATGCGAAGCGTCGCGAACTTTACGCCCGGCTGCGCGCAGCGAATCCGGAGCCGACCACCGAACTCGTCTATACCACCCCTTTCGAACTGCTCGTGGCGGTCGTGCTTTCGGCGCAGGCGACCGACAAGGGCGTCAATCGTGCCACCGCAAAGCTGTTCGCGGCGGCCGACACGCCGGCGGCCATCCAGGCGCTGGGCGAAGAAGGGCTGAAACGCCACATCAACTCGATCGGGCTCTATAACGCGAAGGCGAAAAACATCATCGCCCTGTGCGGAATTCTGCTCGAACAGCATGGCGGAGAAGTGCCGCGCGACCGCGCCGCACTGGAGGCGCTGCCCGGCGTCGGCCGCAAGACCGCCAACGTGGTACTCAATACGGCATTCGGCGAGCCCTTGATCGCCGTTGACACCCATATTTTCCGGGTCGCGAATCGCACCGGGCTCGCGCCGGGCAAGACGGTGCGGGCGGTCGAGGACCGGCTCGCACGGGTCACGCCGCGCGAGTTCCTGAAGGACGCGCACCACTGGCTCATCCTTCACGGCCGCTACGTCTGCAAGGCGCGCAAGCCGGCCTGCCCGACCTGCATCATCGCGGACCTGTGCGACTATCGCGCCAAGACGCCGGGCGACCCCCCTGCTCCTCCCCTCGCGCCGCCGGCGAAGCCCGGGCGGAACCGTCGTGCTGTTGCCGAGTGATCGCGAAGGGCTGCGGGCCTTCTACGTCGAAGCCTGGCGGAAGCGTCGCGAGGGCCTGCCCGCGGAACCGCTGGAACACCAGGTCGCAGACGTCATCGCCCAGCATCCCGAGTACCACGACCTGCTGGAGAGCGGCCCGGCGGCGCTCGAGCGGGACTGGACACCGGAGTCGGGCCAGGAAAACCCCTTCCTGCACATGGGCTTGCATCTCGGCCTGCGGGAACAGGTGGCGACCGACCGGCCCGCAGGCATCGCTGCACTGCATCGCGAACTGGCGGCGCGCCACGGGCTGCACGAGGCCGAGCACCGCATGGCCGAGTGCCTCGCAGAAGCGCTCTGGCTCGCGCAACGAAACAATTCCCTGCCTGACGAGGTCTCCTACCTGAACGCCCTGCGCCGAATACGGGATGCGGGCTAAAATGGACATGGAACGAACCGCGGGACGCGCATGAACAAGCTGCAGGAATATCCGGTCGAAGGCGTCGGACTGGGCCTCAGGCGCAGCATGATGGACGAGCTCATGGCCGATCCGCCGTGGAACCTCGATTTCATGGAGGTGGCGCCGGAGAACTGGATCGGCGTGGGCGGCGCCCTGGGCCGTAAATTCTGCTGGTTCACGGACCGTTTTCCTTTCGTGGTGCACGGCCTCTCCCTGTCGCTCGGCGGTCCTGCGCCGCTGGACGAGTATTTCCTCGAGCGTGCCAGGGGATTCCTCGACGCGCACGGCGTGCGTTTCTACACGGAGCACCTGTCGTACACGGGAGACGAAGGCCACCTGTACGACCTCATGCCCATTCCCTTCACGGAGGAAGCGGTACGCCACGTGGCCGGCCGGATCCGTCGCGCTGCGGAAATCCTCGAGCGTCCGATCGCCGTGGAGAACGTGTCCTATTACGCCGCGCCAGGACAGGAAATGGCAGAGGCCGACTTCCTTCGCGCGGTGCTCGAAGAAGCCGATTGCGGATTGCTGCTCGACGTCAACAACGTGTATGTCAACGCCATCAACCACGGCTACGATCCCGAAGAGTTCCTGGCGGCGCTGCCCGGGGAGCGGGTCGTTTACCTGCACGTCGCCGGACATTACGTCGAGGCCGAGGATCTGCGCGTGGACACCCACGGCGCCGATGTCGCCGACCCGGTATGGGGACTGCTGGATCGGACCTATGCCAGGTTCGGCGTCATCCCGACCCTCCTCGAACGCGACTTCAATATTCCGCCGATGGCACAGCTCCAGCGCGAGCTCGACATCATCCGCGGCTTGCAGAAGCGGCATGCCGGTGGCTGACGGCGAAGCGCTGCGGCGACTGCAACACGCGTTCGCCGCGCACATTCGCGATCCCGAAGGGGCGCCCGCACCCGAGGGCATCGAGGACCGCCGCCTCGCCATTTACCGGGACCTGTTCTTCAACAACCTGCGCGACCTGCTCGGCCGCAGCTTCCCGGTGACCCGCAAGATTCTCGGCGAGGCGGCCTGGCAGCGCATGGTCCGCGACTGGCTGATCCGTCATCGCGCCCAGACCCCGCTGTTTCTCGAATTGCCGCAGGAATTTCTCGGCTACCTGGCTGAAGAGCGTACGCCGGCCCCGGACGATCCGCCTTTTCTCACCGAACTGGCACATTACGAATGGGTG is a window of Wenzhouxiangella sp. XN24 DNA encoding:
- a CDS encoding DUF692 domain-containing protein, which gives rise to MNKLQEYPVEGVGLGLRRSMMDELMADPPWNLDFMEVAPENWIGVGGALGRKFCWFTDRFPFVVHGLSLSLGGPAPLDEYFLERARGFLDAHGVRFYTEHLSYTGDEGHLYDLMPIPFTEEAVRHVAGRIRRAAEILERPIAVENVSYYAAPGQEMAEADFLRAVLEEADCGLLLDVNNVYVNAINHGYDPEEFLAALPGERVVYLHVAGHYVEAEDLRVDTHGADVADPVWGLLDRTYARFGVIPTLLERDFNIPPMAQLQRELDIIRGLQKRHAGG
- a CDS encoding electron transport complex subunit E, which codes for MTARPAEVIRTGLWTNNAGLVQLLGLCPLLAVSTSLVNGLGLGIATTLVLMASNITVSLIRDIVRPEIRIPVFVLVIASFVTAVELVMNAWFHELFRVLGIFIPLIVTNCAIIGRAEAFASRQPPMLAMLDGLAMGLGFTSVLVVLGAARELLGQGSLFSGAHMMFGEGSRWLELQLVDGGFLLALLPPGAFFGLGLMVAAKNLIDAGRARRLRQVRVEPVGAAGEPA
- a CDS encoding DUF1841 family protein yields the protein MPSDREGLRAFYVEAWRKRREGLPAEPLEHQVADVIAQHPEYHDLLESGPAALERDWTPESGQENPFLHMGLHLGLREQVATDRPAGIAALHRELAARHGLHEAEHRMAECLAEALWLAQRNNSLPDEVSYLNALRRIRDAG
- the nth gene encoding endonuclease III; the protein is MNDAKRRELYARLRAANPEPTTELVYTTPFELLVAVVLSAQATDKGVNRATAKLFAAADTPAAIQALGEEGLKRHINSIGLYNAKAKNIIALCGILLEQHGGEVPRDRAALEALPGVGRKTANVVLNTAFGEPLIAVDTHIFRVANRTGLAPGKTVRAVEDRLARVTPREFLKDAHHWLILHGRYVCKARKPACPTCIIADLCDYRAKTPGDPPAPPLAPPAKPGRNRRAVAE